One genomic segment of Candidatus Saccharimonas sp. includes these proteins:
- a CDS encoding ABC transporter ATP-binding protein, with translation MGKYALEVKNVSKSFRLPTEQASGIKQAFVNWTKGIKGYKEQKVLKDISFKVKKGDFYGIVGRNGSGKSTLLKIISQIYTPESGTVKVDGTLVPFIELGVGFNPELTGRENIYLNGALLGFSKEEISAMYNEIVEFAELEEFMDQKLKNYSSGMQVRLAFSIAIKAQGDILVLDEVLAVGDEAFQRKCNDFFENIKKDKTKTVILVTHSMADVKKYCNNAIFIADGMISESGDVDKVAEKYIASNLDTLNSRNIYNSNTDDNSSSIKIVGNKPIIHHGEYFEADIEYSYNGDAELYIAYTLQDEGRGGRVYDSGHVKVSTDNSVFNIRISLDNFNSTDFRVVAVLYEKNKDHSKAIANTFDGGDFRFKYLTTKTDNDYGLVKKNIIE, from the coding sequence ATGGGAAAATACGCTTTAGAAGTAAAAAATGTTTCGAAAAGTTTTCGTTTACCAACAGAGCAGGCGAGTGGTATTAAACAGGCTTTTGTAAACTGGACGAAGGGAATTAAAGGCTATAAAGAACAAAAAGTTCTTAAGGATATTTCATTCAAGGTTAAAAAAGGTGATTTTTATGGTATTGTTGGTCGAAATGGTTCAGGAAAATCTACATTACTTAAAATTATTTCGCAAATTTATACGCCAGAGAGTGGTACAGTAAAAGTTGACGGAACTTTGGTTCCATTTATTGAGCTTGGTGTTGGGTTTAATCCAGAACTTACTGGCCGTGAAAACATTTATTTAAATGGTGCCCTTTTAGGTTTTTCGAAAGAGGAAATTTCTGCAATGTATAATGAAATTGTTGAATTTGCTGAGCTTGAAGAATTTATGGACCAGAAATTAAAGAATTATTCTAGCGGAATGCAAGTTCGTTTGGCTTTTTCGATCGCTATTAAAGCTCAAGGTGATATTTTAGTGTTGGATGAAGTTTTAGCAGTTGGTGATGAAGCCTTTCAACGTAAATGTAATGATTTTTTCGAAAATATTAAGAAAGATAAAACTAAAACTGTTATCTTGGTTACACATTCAATGGCGGATGTTAAAAAATATTGTAATAATGCTATTTTTATTGCAGATGGTATGATAAGTGAATCTGGTGATGTTGATAAAGTTGCTGAGAAATATATAGCTTCCAACCTAGACACGCTTAATTCTCGCAATATTTATAATTCTAATACTGATGATAATTCTTCCTCAATTAAAATTGTTGGGAATAAACCAATTATTCATCATGGTGAATATTTTGAGGCTGATATAGAATATTCGTATAACGGTGATGCTGAGTTATATATTGCTTATACTCTTCAAGATGAAGGTAGAGGCGGTAGAGTGTATGACAGCGGTCATGTAAAGGTTTCTACAGATAATTCAGTATTTAATATTAGGATTTCTTTAGATAATTTTAATTCTACCGACTTTAGAGTTGTTGCAGTTCTATATGAAAAAAATAAAGATCATTCTAAGGCTATTGCTAATACTTTTGATGGCGGTGATTTTAGATTTAAATATTTAACTACTAAAACCGATAACGACTATGGTTTAGTAAAAAAGAATATTATTGAATAG